From Clostridium sp. SY8519:
AAGCACGGTTTTGCCGAGCGGCTTCCGCGGATCCGCTGGAATCTCCGTAAAATAAAATACTGAGCGTAAGCATATAAGCTGTGAAAAAAACGAAAGGCAGGTTTTTTCACAGCTTATTTTTGTGATAAATCTGTTATAATGAGAGAACAGCAGGAAAAGACGGAAGAAAAAAGACACACAGACAGGGAACAGACATTGAAAAAGAAGGCAGTCAGCAGGAACTTATGATTTATCAGAACATAACCAACGGATATTTTATCGACCGTCCCAACCGGTTTGTCGCCCATGTGGAGATTGCGGGCCGGACAGAGACGGTACATGTCAAAAACACAGGCAGGTGCAGAGAGCTGCTGGTACCGGGAGCGGAAGTGATTCTGTCCCGTTCGGACAATCCGAACCGGAAAACAGCCTATGATCTGACCGCCGTATACAAACCCTCCCTGGGCCTTGTCAATATCGACAGTCAGGCTCCCAACCATGTAATGAAGGAATGGCTGGATACCCTGTCCTTTGACCTGGTTCGGCCGGAATATACCTATGGCCGGTCCCGCATCGATTTTTATATGGAGAAAGGAAAAGAAAGATTTCTTCTGGAAGTCAAGGGATGCACGCTGGAAGTGGACGGGATCGGCTACTTTCCGGACGCGCCCACGGAACGGGGCGTGAAGCATCTGCAGGAGCTGACAAAAGCGGAAAAAGAGGGATATCACGGGGGAATTGCCTTTGTCATTCCGATGCCGGGAGTTCGTAAGGTTCTGCCCAATGAAGCCACCCATCCGGAATTTGGGGAAGCCCTGGCGGATGCGGCGGCTGCAGGGGTGCAGATCCTGTATCTGCCCTGCGTGACCGAACCAAATGCGCTGTATATCGACAGGGGGAAGGCTGCGGAACTGAATCGGGGGTGGCTGGAGGAAAGCTGTTATGATAAATAATACATTACAGCGTGCATATAATATGCAATAATGAAAGCATCAGCATCTATTATCCGGATTACGGATGAAATAATCATGGCACAAAACAGAATGACAGAGAAAGTGGGTTGTTCATTTGAACGGAGGATAGCATGAATTTAAAACAGATGTTTTACTTTTCCGAAATAGCTAAAAGTCGCAGCTTTTCTCTTGCAGCGCAGAATCTATTTGTTTCACAGCCTTTACTGAGTCAGACAGTAAAACAATTAGAGGAAGAACTTGGGGTAACTCTGATTTATAGAACAAACCATGAGTTTTTTCTGACTTTTTCAGGGGAAGCATTTCTGGACTCCTGCAACTCCATTTTGAATTCGTTTTATGATATACCGAACAGGGTAAAGAGCAGCAATGATGTGTGCGGCAAGGTGACCATTTGCATGCCGGCGACATTATTAAATATCTATTTTCCGGATTTTCTTGCAGAGTTTGCAGACAAATATCCGCATATGGGGGTGCGGACAAAAACCTGGACACATATAGGGCTCTGAAAGGAGTCAATGATGTATTCAGAAGAACAGAGAACAAAGGCACTGCATGTTTTCCATCAGACAGGATCTGTTACAGATGTGGTACGTCAACTTGGTTATCCCAGCAGAAAGCAACTGTATACCTGGATTCGTAACGAGGGAAAAACAAAAGAAAAGCGAAAAAAACTTAATCTTAAAAACACCACCGAGCACCCCAGAAATCCTCCGGCGGAGTTTAAGCTGCAAGTGCTTCGTCGTTGCTTTGAGAATGGAGAGAGTGTAAAATCAGTATCAGAGGAGATCGAATACAGCCGAGCCAGCATATATATGTGGCGAAAGCGATATCTTCAAGGAGGTGCAGCTTCTCTGATGAACACGAAAAATATCAGGCCGGGAAAATTACCGGATATGGATGAAAAGATATCTTCAGAAGAAGTCGAATCGCTCAGAAAGCAGATGTACGAGCTCCAATTGGAAGTAGATATCTTAAAGGAGACAATTAACGTATTAAAAAAAGACCCCGGCGTCGACTGGAAGGACCTGAAGAACAGGGAGAAAGTAGCGGTAATCGACGCCATGAAGGAGAAGTACCCGCTACCGATCCTGCTTCGAAGAATGAAACTGTCAAGGAGTAGTTACTACTATCAGATAAAGGCTTTTGCAGCAGAAGATAAATATGAGTATCTGCGCCATGAAGTTGTTCGTATATTCCTTGAAAACAAAGCTCGGTATGGATATCGCAGGATCCATGCAGAACTAAAAAAGACAGGGATAAAGGTCTCGGAGAAGGTCGTTCGCAGAGTGATGAAGGAAGAGGGTCTTGAAGTAAAAATCCGAAAAACGAGGAAATACAGTTCGTATAAGGGGGAAATCAGTCCTGCTGTTCCAAACGAAGTACAGAGAGATTTTCATAGCGAGAAACCAGACGAACTTCTTTTGTCGGATATCAGCGAGTTTGCTATTCCGGCCGGCAAGGTATATCTGTCTCCGGCAGTAGACTGCTTCGATGGAATGCTGGTCACGTGGAGAATAAGCGAACATCCAAATGCCGATCTCGTCAACGGCATGCTCGACGATGTGATTGCGAACATAGGCGCAAACTCCAAACCAATCATTCATACGGATCGAGGATGCCACTATCGCTGGCCAGGTTGGATCGAGAGAATGAAGATAAACGGGTATACCAGATCCATGTCACAGAAAGGGTGCTCTCCAGATAATGCTGCTTGTGAAGGTTTATTTGGACGAATAAAAAATGAGTTCTTCTACAATCAGGACTGGACGGGTGTGACCGTGGAGGAATTCTCACGTGAGTTAGATCTGTACCTTCATTGGTACAATGAAAAAAGAATCAAGAAATCGTTAGGGTATTTGAGCCCTGTGGAGTACAGGCGATCTCTTGGATTGGTTGCCTAGGCTGTCCAAGAAAACGTCCGCACCCCCTATCGAAATAGAGGTGTTGGAAGAAGGGTCCTACCGGGTAAGAGACATGATTTGCAATCATGAAGCAGATCTTGGTATAGTTATGCTTCCAGTTAATAGTGAAGGAATGAATATCTATCCGCTTGTGGAAGATGAATGCTGTCTTGTGACAAATGATCAGCATAGACTGGCAAAAAACGCGGTTACGAATCTTCTGGAACTGGAAAATGAAAAACTGATTATATATAACAAAAATTTCGTCCTTTATAAGGAAATAAAGGAAGCTTTTGGGAATATGGGAATAGTTCCGCATATCGTTAATACCAGTTCGATGCCTTCATTTATTATTAAGATGGTGATGTTGGGTCAGGGGATTTCAATACTTCCCAGACCGGTTCTTGATGCGACCCATGCGGCATTTACGACATCAAGACTGGATCCGAAGATTCCCTGGCGTATAGCGTTGCTGGAATCCAAGAAACATTATATGCCAATAGCAGCATCTTGCTTGAAGGATGCCATTCTGAATCATCAATTTAATATTAAAAAAATAGAGTACTGTATACCGTCTCCTGAATGTATAGAGAACTGTACTCAGTTTAATTCGTGATGAATAGTGCAAAGCTCTTCTTGCTGAAAAGGCAGGAAGGGCTTTTTTACTATAATTTTTTCTTATACATCATATTATCCTTGAATTTATATAAAATATAAATTTTAATCTTATAAACACTATATAAAACTAGTAATTTTACACAATAATATTGAAATAATATAATGAAAATGTAAAAAATATAGCAATTACTCAGATTGGAAATTATGCAAAAAGTATAAAAAGGAGGAAAGATGAGAGTACAGTTTATGTCAGCGGAAGAAGCAGTAGGATTGATTCCGGATCATGCTACGATTGCCTGCAGCGGATTTGTGACTGTTGGAGTTGCGGAAGAAATAATGTGCTGTATGGAAAAGAAATTTCTTTCTTCCGGATCACCGAAGGATTTAACTTTATATTTTGCGGCAGGTCAGGGAGACGGGACAAAAGGAGGAGTCAATCATCTGGCGCACGCAGGAATGCTTCGGCGTGTCATTGGCGGTCACTGGAATTTGTGTCCGCAGGTTCAGAAACTGGCAATGGATAATGAAGTGGAAGCATATAACTTACCGCAGGGAACAATATCTCACATGTTTCGTGACGCAGCAGCGAAAAAACCTTATACCTATACAAAAGTCGGATTAAAAACTTTTGTTGATCCGGATTTGGAAGGCGGAAAATTAAATGATCGGACGAAGGAGGATATTGTTTTTCACTCGGAGGTTCATGGCGAAGATTATCTGCTCTATGAAACGCCGAAACTGGATGTGGTGATTCTGAGGGGGTCATATGCTGATGAATATGGAAATATTACATTGGAAGAAGAAGGAGCAGTGCTTGATCCGACTTCCATGGCAATGGCATGTAAAAACAATGGAGGTAAGGTGATCGTTCAGGTTAAAGATATTGTCCGTGGAGGTTCGCTGGATCCTAAATTAGTGAAAATAGCCAATACGATGGTAGATATAGTTGTCAAAACATCGGATCCGGAAAAATATCATCAGCAGGTGTTCGGTGAAAGCTTTAATCCGTGTTTCTCAGGACAAAAGAAGGCAGTGCTGTCCGAAGTGGATGCAATGACATTAAATAACCGAAAAATCATTGCAAGAAGAGGAGCACTGCTCATGGTTCCGGATGCGACTGTAAATCTTGGCATCGGTATCCCGGAAGGGGTAGCAGCCGTTTTAAATGAAGAGGGGCTGGGAGATCAGTTTACTCTTACAGTAGAAGCAGGACTGCACGGAGGAGTTCCGGCTGGTGGAGGAAATTTTGGTGAAGCATATAATCCCTATATGATTCTCGAACAAGATCGGCAATTTGATTTTTACGATGGGGGAGGTTTGGACCTCACTTATCTTGGATTGGCGCAGTGCGATCAGCAGGGCAATATCAACGT
This genomic window contains:
- a CDS encoding IS3 family transposase, which codes for MYSEEQRTKALHVFHQTGSVTDVVRQLGYPSRKQLYTWIRNEGKTKEKRKKLNLKNTTEHPRNPPAEFKLQVLRRCFENGESVKSVSEEIEYSRASIYMWRKRYLQGGAASLMNTKNIRPGKLPDMDEKISSEEVESLRKQMYELQLEVDILKETINVLKKDPGVDWKDLKNREKVAVIDAMKEKYPLPILLRRMKLSRSSYYYQIKAFAAEDKYEYLRHEVVRIFLENKARYGYRRIHAELKKTGIKVSEKVVRRVMKEEGLEVKIRKTRKYSSYKGEISPAVPNEVQRDFHSEKPDELLLSDISEFAIPAGKVYLSPAVDCFDGMLVTWRISEHPNADLVNGMLDDVIANIGANSKPIIHTDRGCHYRWPGWIERMKINGYTRSMSQKGCSPDNAACEGLFGRIKNEFFYNQDWTGVTVEEFSRELDLYLHWYNEKRIKKSLGYLSPVEYRRSLGLVA
- a CDS encoding LysR substrate-binding domain-containing protein: MPRLSKKTSAPPIEIEVLEEGSYRVRDMICNHEADLGIVMLPVNSEGMNIYPLVEDECCLVTNDQHRLAKNAVTNLLELENEKLIIYNKNFVLYKEIKEAFGNMGIVPHIVNTSSMPSFIIKMVMLGQGISILPRPVLDATHAAFTTSRLDPKIPWRIALLESKKHYMPIAASCLKDAILNHQFNIKKIEYCIPSPECIENCTQFNS
- a CDS encoding acyl CoA:acetate/3-ketoacid CoA transferase, with protein sequence MRVQFMSAEEAVGLIPDHATIACSGFVTVGVAEEIMCCMEKKFLSSGSPKDLTLYFAAGQGDGTKGGVNHLAHAGMLRRVIGGHWNLCPQVQKLAMDNEVEAYNLPQGTISHMFRDAAAKKPYTYTKVGLKTFVDPDLEGGKLNDRTKEDIVFHSEVHGEDYLLYETPKLDVVILRGSYADEYGNITLEEEGAVLDPTSMAMACKNNGGKVIVQVKDIVRGGSLDPKLVKIANTMVDIVVKTSDPEKYHQQVFGESFNPCFSGQKKAVLSEVDAMTLNNRKIIARRGALLMVPDATVNLGIGIPEGVAAVLNEEGLGDQFTLTVEAGLHGGVPAGGGNFGEAYNPYMILEQDRQFDFYDGGGLDLTYLGLAQCDQQGNINVSKFGPKIAGCGGFIDISQNTHNIVFCGTFTAGGLKEEVRDGKLHIIQEGRNKKFIKKVEQITFSAEYATSIQQNVVYITERAVFRLTEDGLLLTEIAPGVDLQKDILEQMEFKPLIAENLELMDERIFREEKMEMKL
- a CDS encoding LysR family transcriptional regulator, with amino-acid sequence MNLKQMFYFSEIAKSRSFSLAAQNLFVSQPLLSQTVKQLEEELGVTLIYRTNHEFFLTFSGEAFLDSCNSILNSFYDIPNRVKSSNDVCGKVTICMPATLLNIYFPDFLAEFADKYPHMGVRTKTWTHIGL
- the sfsA gene encoding DNA/RNA nuclease SfsA — translated: MIYQNITNGYFIDRPNRFVAHVEIAGRTETVHVKNTGRCRELLVPGAEVILSRSDNPNRKTAYDLTAVYKPSLGLVNIDSQAPNHVMKEWLDTLSFDLVRPEYTYGRSRIDFYMEKGKERFLLEVKGCTLEVDGIGYFPDAPTERGVKHLQELTKAEKEGYHGGIAFVIPMPGVRKVLPNEATHPEFGEALADAAAAGVQILYLPCVTEPNALYIDRGKAAELNRGWLEESCYDK